A stretch of Lysinibacillus agricola DNA encodes these proteins:
- a CDS encoding H-type small acid-soluble spore protein: protein MDYTRAQEIVTSPLEYEVSYNGVSIWIDKLHDDGKTATVHLRRSLEERSEVAIGELKEEYLVH, encoded by the coding sequence GTGGATTATACACGTGCACAAGAAATTGTCACCTCACCTTTAGAATATGAAGTAAGCTATAATGGCGTATCTATCTGGATTGACAAGCTTCATGATGATGGTAAAACAGCAACTGTTCATTTACGTCGTTCTTTAGAGGAACGCTCCGAAGTGGCCATAGGAGAATTAAAGGAAGAGTACCTCGTACATTAA